In Oncorhynchus clarkii lewisi isolate Uvic-CL-2024 chromosome 16, UVic_Ocla_1.0, whole genome shotgun sequence, one genomic interval encodes:
- the LOC139367900 gene encoding 5-hydroxytryptamine receptor 7-like: MVVDTNVTFNHSNMRSYATERAEEPGATNMISEALVPHLLKIVQEAAEAVSPTSQSSTLLMENGTRCGEQIRNYDKVEKVFIGAILTTLTLFTICGNLLVVISVCFVKKLRQPSNYLIVSLAVADLSIALAVMPFVSITDLIGGQWVFGQVFCNVFIAMDVMCCTASIMTLCVISIDRYLGITKPLTYPMRQNGCCMAKMVLSVWLLSASITLPPLFGWAQNVNDNKVCLISQDFGYTIYSTSVAFYIPVSVMLIMYYRIYRAAKLSAAKHTIAGFPRVGEEAARGEEEEVMEEQEEEEDSVDCVSAALRLHREVEECTRFSRLVRSNRRNMSIFKREQKAAATLGIVVGAFSVCWMPFFLLSTARPFICRADCPSCVPLWVERTLLWLGYANSLLNPFIYAFFNRDLRTTYRNLLHCRYRNINRKLSAVGMHQALKLVEKTHSVI; this comes from the exons ATGGTCGTGGATACAAATGTAACTTTCAACCACAGCAACATGAGATCTTACGCGACAGAGAGAGCGGAAGAGCCTGGCGCAACTAACATGATTTCGGAGGCGCTCGTTCCACACTTGCTAAAGATTGTGCAAGAGGCGGCGGAGGCGGTGTCCCCCACTTCGCAGTCTTCAACTCTGCTGATGGAGAATGGCACCAGGTGCGGGGAACAAATTCGGAACTACGACAAGGTGGAGAAAGTATTTATTGGAGCGATCCTCACCACGCTCACGCTGTTTACTATCTGCGGGAACTTGCTGGTGGTGATTTCGGTGTGCTTCGTGAAAAAGTTGCGGCAGCCGTCCAACTATCTGATCGTGTCTCTGGCGGTTGCCGACCTTTCAATCGCGCTGGCAGTTATGCCGTTTGTCAGTATAACGGACCTTATTGGGGGGCAATGGGTTTTTGGCCAAGTCTTCTGCAATGTTTTTATTGCCATGGACGTGATGTGTTGCACTGCATCCATAATGACGCTGTGCGTAATTAGCATAGACAG GTACCTGGGCATAACCAAGCCTCTGACCTACCCTATGAGGCAGAATGGCTGTTGCATGGCCAAGATGGTGCTGTCCGTGTGGCTCCTCTCCGCCTCCATCACCCTGCCCCCCCTCTTCGGCTGGGCCCAGAACGTAAACGACAACAAGGTGTGTCTGATCAGCCAGGACTTTGGTTACACCATCTACTCCACCTCAGTGGCGTTCTACATCCCCGTATCCGTCATGCTCATTATGTACTACCGCATCTACCGCGCCGCCAAGCTCAGCGCCGCCAAGCACACCATCGCGGGCTTCCCGCGGGTCGGGGAGGAGGCGGCgcggggggaagaggaggaagtcatggaggaacaggaggaggaagaggacagcgtGGACTGTGTGTCGGCCGCTCTGAGGCTCCACagggaggtggaggagtgcaCGCGATTCTCCCGGCTCGTGAGGAGCAACCGGAGGAACATGTCCATCTTCAAGCGGGAGCAGAAGGCAGCAGCCACCCTGGGGATCGTGGTAGGGGCCTTCAGTGTCTGCTGGATGCCTTTCTTCTTACTGTCCACGGCGAGACCCTTCATCTGCAGGGCGGACTGCCCTAGCTGTGTGCCCTTGTGGGTGGAGAGGACCCTGTTGTGGCTGGGCTATGCCAACTCCCTCCTCAACCCTTTCATCTACGCCTTCTTCAACAGGGACCTGAGGACCACCTACCGCAACCTGCTGCATTGTCGTTATCGCAACATCAACCGCAAGCTGTCCGCCGTCGGGATGCACCAGGCCCTCAAACTGGTTGAAAAGACTCACTCTGTTATCTAA